TCGTGCCGCATCTGATGCGGCCACTCGTCGGGTCTCGTCCTGGGGCATGCCTGCTGCCGAGCGGCCTCGCGGGGGCGGTGCTGGTCCTCGCGGCGGATATCGGCGTGCGCCTGCTTGCCACCCGGCCGGAACTCAAGCTCGGCGTGGTGACCGCTCTGGTCGGGGCGCCGTTCCTGATCGTGTTGCTTCTGCGCAGCCGTGGGAGGCGGGCATGAGCCTCGGGCTGCAGGATGCCCTGGTGACGCTGGATGGCCGGACCATCCTCTCGGACATCGGTCTGATCTTACAGCCTGGCCGCTTCGTCGGGCTGGTGGGCCCGAACGGGGCCGGCAAGACCACGCTCCTTCGCGTCCTGGCGGGGCTGATTACCCCAAGCCACGGCCAAGCCAACCTCGAAGGCCGTCCGCTGGCCGGCATGGGCCGCGACGAACGGGCTCGCCACATAGCCGCCCTGTTCCAGGGTGCGGGGGTCGGCTGGCCGATGACGGTCCGCGAGATCGTGGCGCTCGGACGGCTGCCGCACCGCCGGGCCTTCGCATCCCCGACCGACGCCGACGAAGCCGCGGTCGCTCGCGCGATGGCCCGCACCGACATCCTCCATCTCGCCGACCGAGCCGAGCCGACCCTCTCCTCGGGCGAGCGCATGCGCGCGCTGCTGGCCCGGGCGCTCGCGGTCGAGGCGCCGTGGCTTCTCGTCGACGAGCCGGTCACGGCCCTCGACCCGGCGCACCAGCTCGACGCGATGGCGCTGCTTCGGGCCATCGCGCGGGACGGCACCGGTGTCGTCGCCGTGCTTCACGACCTGACGCTCGCTGCCCGGTTCTGCGACCGCATCGTCGTGCTGGCCGATGGCCGCCTCATCGCCGACGGCAGCCCGGAGAAGGCCCTGAGCGATGTCCTGCTCGCCAGGGCGTTCGGCGTCACGGCCGAGCGGGGTTGGGCTTGCGACGGAACACGATACATCCTGCCCTGGGTGCGGTCCGGGGCTCAGACGGAGGAACGCGATGACGTCACCACCACGGACTGACGCGGTTACGACCCTGCTGCGCGAGGCGTTGTCCGACCCCGGCACCGCCTGGAGCCTCGGCAGCTTCGGGGCTATCGCCGAGTTCATGCGCGACCCCGACGAGGCCACGTTGCCGCTGCCGGACGGACGCATGGGTCTTGCAACGGAGCGGGGCGCCATCGCTCTCGCCCCCAGTCCCGACCTGCGTCCGGTGGCCTACGAGACCGCCGTCGCGACCGGCTGGAACCACGCCGTCGCCCTTTGCCTGCCTGAAGCGAGTTGCGCGATGAACCGGCGCGGCGTGGTGACGGAACTCGGTCCCGACCGGGACGCCGCCCGCGAACGGGACCGCAACGCCATCCTGTTCGATCTGGGCCTGGGTCTCTTGGCGGTCGATGCCTGCGTGCGCACGAGCGACCCGGAGGCCATCGCCTGCCTGCGGTCCGGCGTCGGACTGCCGCTGTTCGACCCTGCGAGCCCCATCGGTCGCCAACTCGTGGCGCTGAGCCCCCACCGGGTGTTCCTCGCCCGGGTCGGCCGCATCGAGGTCTATGCCCCGATCCCGGGCCCTGGCGGCACCAGCCCGGAGGGCCCTCACACACACGTCCTGCCCAAGCTCCTGCGCGGCGGTCGCACTCATGCGGCGACCACGCCGATTCCGGCAGGCTGGGTTCCCTGTGCCGGCATTCATCCGGCTCACCCCTACAAGGACATGATGGGCCAGCGGATCGCCTTCGACGTGGTCCGGCACGACGCCTTCCAGACCCTCCTCGACCGGTGGGGTGATCCTGACTTGCTCGCGGCCAAGCGCGGCGGGGACCTCAGCCCGGACAGCCTCGTGTCGAACCGCCACGCGCAGGCTGCCCGCCGTGTCGCCGAGGTCCAGGCGCGCTATCTGCGCGGTGAGACCGTCGAGGCTGACCCCGAGCTCGACGAGGACGAGGACGCCGCCCACCATGCCTGACCCCGCGTTCCATGAATGTTGAGGCACAACCGCGCCGGCAGAGGGTGGTGGGGCTGATCGGATGCCCGGGATCAGGCAAGTCCACCTATGCGCGCCGGTTCTTCGATCCGATGCAGGGCTGGGTGCACCTCACCCTGGACGATCTCCGCCAGACATTCTGGCCGCCGGACCGTCACGTCTACTGGCAGGTCCGACGAACGGACTGGAACGAAGAGGCACGCGGACTCCTCCACGGCACGAAGGTCGCCGCCCTGGACGCGGCCCTGGCGGCGGGGTTCAACGTGGTGATGGCCGACACCCATCTGACCCGCGAGGCGTTCGAAGCCGAGCTTCAAGTCATCGCGCGGCACGGGCTCTCGGTCGAGTGGAAGGTGTTCGACCTGTCCTGGGAGTCACTCCTTGCCCGCAATGAGGCCCGTGGCGGAGTTGACCCGTCACATCGTCAGCCGGAGACCGTCCTGCGGTTGGCCTACGAAGCCTTTCTGGCGCCCGACGCGTGGTGGCGCTCGCTCCCACAGGCTCAAGTCGAGCTCATTAAGCCTTGAAACGTACCCACCGTTTGAGCTGCAAATCGGCCATCGCGACTTAGCAGAGGTGTCCTCTTTGACATCTGCCTCTGAAATACCGTCGGGCCCTGCTAGGCGGTAACCAAGGGCGCATCGCCGTTCTTGTAGCATCGAAACATGTGTCTGCTTTCGGGATCCGGGCAGCCGTGCATGAGTGACTGCGTTGGGTCGGTAGGAGGCCGTCCGCTTTTTCGGCCGCGCCGCTCCGAAGCGGTAATTCTGCTTTCGGCCAGCACCGGTCTCGTCGACCGGCGCCTCTGAAGGACTGCAGTGGGTGGATTCCAGCCTGTCCGGTTTCGGTCGCGCAATGGGGAAAGCCGCCATCGTTAATTCATAGCCAGCGGAAGCGTGGTCCCGCGTTCATGCTCAGCTTTCCTGGCGCGAGGCGATCGCTACCAGCGATAGGACAGTCGGGCGAGAACGCGACGACCTTCGGCGTAGAAGCAGCCGAAATCGGCGTTGAAGCACGAAGCAACGTAGCGCTTGTCGAGCAGATTGTTCACGTTGATCGAGAAACGGTAATTGCCCCTCGTGTAGCTGACAACGCTGTCTAGCACCGTCGCGGCCGGAACCTTGAACGTGTTGGCATCGTCGCCATAGGTCGACCCAACAAAACGGACGCCGCCACCGAACCCGAAGCCCTGCCACTCGCCGGTCTGGACCGTATAATTTGCCCATACCGATGCCCGGTGCCGCGGGACCGTGACTGGCACCTTGCCGGCGTTGCCGCCGTCCGGATCCCGGGTGATCTCCGCATCGATGTAGGCGTAGGCCGCCCGGACATTCAGCCCTTCCGTCAAGCCGACTACCGCCTCCAGCTCGACGCCGCGGGAGGCGATCTCGCCGGTCTGCCGCGGCGCGAAGGTCGCATTGACGGCGTCGAACCGGATGACGTTCTGCCGGAGCAGGTCGAAGGCGGCCGCCGTGAAATAGCCGTTGAAGCCAGGGGGCTGATACTTGAGACCGACCTCGTACTGACGCCCGGTCTCAGGATTGAACAGTCGGCCGTCGAGGTCGACCTGAAGCGTCGGCAGGAAGGACTCGGAGTAGCTGACGTAGGGCGCGAGCCCGTTGTCGAAGTTGTAGATCAGGCCGGCCTTGCCGGTGAAAGCCTGGACGGCCTTCTCGCTCCGCGATCCCGCGAACCGGTTGTTCACGTCGGTATCGGCCCAGTCGCTCCGCCCGCCGAGAACGAGCGTGGCCCGCTCGATCCGGATCTGATCCTGAAGATAGACCCCCGTCTGCTCCTGATGGACCTTCACGTCCTGGTAGCGGGTCAAGTTCTGCACAGTCCCATCGTAGACGGGCGCGAAGACGTTGATCGTGTTGGTGTCAAAGCTCGCCGCGTTCTCCGTGTAGCCCGTGTTGCGGTAGTCGAGGCCGAACAGCATCGTGTGAGCGAGCGGTCCCGTGTCGAAGCCGACCTGCGCATGATTGTCGGTCGCGAAGGTCCGCAGCACCGAGCGCCCGGTGCCACCGAACCGGGCGAGGTCGCCCGTCACAGGATCGGCGTAACCGGCTCCGTAGGCGAGGATCTGATCGTTCAGCAGATAGCTGAGGCGCGTGTTCGAGCGGACGATGAACCTGTCGGCGAAACGATGCTCGAACTCGTAGCCGATCGAGGCCTGCTCGCTGTCGTAGCGGTCCTGACCGGGAATACCGACGAAGCGGTTGCGCGGGATGAACCGGCCGAGGTTCGGGAACACCGTTCCCACCGCCGGCAGGAACTGGAGGCCCCAGCCAGCCTTGTCCTTCTGGTAGTTGGATAGGATCGTCAGCGTCGTGTCAGCGTCGGGCCGCCACGTTAGGGCTGGCGCGAGGAACACTCGGTCATCGTTGACAAAGTCGACTTGGTTGCCTGCCTGCCGCACGACACCCGTCATTCGGTAGGCCAACCGGCCCTCGCGATCGAGGGGGCCGCCAAAGTCGAATTCGCCCTGTACGCGGTCGAAGCTGCCACCCAGGATCGCGACCTCTCCAAACGTCGTGAACAGGGGGCGCTTGCTGACGTAGTTGATGATGCCGCCGGGTCCGTTCTGCCCGTAGAGCACCGAGGCCGGGCCTTTCAGCACCTCGATCCGCTCCGCCCCGTATGGGTCGAGGCAGTTGAAGTCGGCCGACGACGTGCCTGGCAGGCGCAGGCCGTCCCGGTAGACGGAGTTGCTGGTCACATCGAAGCCGCGAATCTGGAAGCCGCCGCAACGCGTGTCCCCCGCGCCGTTGACCTGCCCAGCCACACCAGCAACGTACTTCAGCGTTTCCCCGAGGGATTGCGCCTGCTCGGTGGCGATCTCGTCGGCGGTCACGACTGCGATGGATTCTGGCGTTCGGATCAGGGGAGTGTCGGTCTTGGTGGCGGTGGCGCTGCGCGAGGCGACGAACCCACGCACCGGCCCCCTCGCAGTTTCGCCTATCAATCCGGGACCGGACGTTGCGACAGCGCCCTGACCGCTCGACTCCACCGAGAGTTCCTGAAGCGTCACCCTTTCCCCGGTCGCTTGAGCAAGGGCGATGGAACTCGCGACAAATGGCGCCGCGATGGAGGCGCCAGACATCACTGCCGCAATAAAATGGCTGCGCCGACCGATCCGCTGCACACACCACTCCATCATTCACGGCCGCGCGAGCAGAGCTAGAGATCCAAGAACTATACTGTCAATCCTGTCGCATCAATTGTCGGCCATTCCGTAGTGTCTTATGATGTATCGGGTTGTTGTAGTGGCGCTAAAGGCACATAGTCCGCTGCATTAGAATTATTACAAGGAAAATATTCGAAATGGGTGTGCGGAACGATCATCCGCATTGCGAAGCGGCCGCTTCCGGATCGGCGGTGCGCAGGACAATCAGCCTTGCGGCGATGTACGTGCCGCTGAGCTTTGTCTCCGGCCTCGCCTTCGTCGCCGTTCCGGCACAGATGCGAGACGGCGGTCAGTCCCTCGTCCTCATCGGCTTCCAGACCATCGTCATGCTGCCGTGGCTGGCCAAGATCGTCTGGGCTCCCTGGATCGAGCGCTACCGCCTGCCATGTCGCGGGCGGCAGCGCACGGCTACGATCGCAGTGGCTGGCGTAGGCGTCAGCACCCTCATGCTCGCCGCACTCGCCGTCAGCAGCGACCCATCCCCGGCCTTCCTCCTCGGTTGTCTCCTCGTGGCCGCTACAGCGGTCGCGACCGTCGACATCGCGTGCGATGGCTTCACCATCGATGTCAGTGCCGCGGCGGATCGGGGCTGGGCGAACACCGCGCAGGTGGCGGGAGCCTATGTCGGCATCGCCCTAAGCGGTGGCCTGTTTCTGATGGTGCTTCCTTCGCTAGGTTGGACTGCAACCCTGTTTGGCCTCACAGGCCTTTCTGTTCTCCTGTCGATCCCGTTCCTGCGCGTGGCGATGGCTGTCGATCGCGACAGCATCCGTTCCCACCGGCCGAATCTTCGTAGCGCCCTCGGAAGCCGGGCAGTCCGCATCGGCCTGCTGCTGGTACTGGCCTGCAGCGCAGGCCCACGATTGAGCCAGAGTATGATCGTCCCCTCGTTAGTGGATCGCGGCCTCAGTCTGCCGGTGATCGGGCTGATCGACGGGATTGGCGGTGTTGCGGTGAGCTTGCTCGGCACCCTATGCGCGGCTGCTGCAGTCCGCCGCCTCGGCCCACTGCGGCCCCTCGTCTGGGCGCTGGGCATCCAGGCCAGTTGCCTCGCTCTGATCTCCCTGTTGAGCCAAATGGGCTCGGTCCCGCCGTGGCTTGTGGCTGGCCCCGTCGTGCTCCTGGCCGGCGCGACAGCGTTTGGGCTCGTAGCATTGTACGCCGAGTTGATGGCCTACACGTCACCGGGCCAACCGGGTGTCGACTTCACGGTATTCCAATGTTCCGACGCGGGACTGGCACTTCTCGCTGGACCAACAAGCGGCGTGATCGCCACCCGATTTGGGTATGACGGTTGCTTTGCTATTGCGTCGTGCGCAACCTTACTCGCCTTCATCAGCGTGCCCGTCCTAATCCGCAACTGCCGATCCGCAACCGTGTGATGACATAAGGAGGCGCGATACGATCGGTTGTCGCCGAGTGATGGAGGCCGCTGCAACGGCGCAATGTCCGCTTGTAAGCTCGTAGCGGAATGCTCGGAACGGCAGACTTGGGTCGCAATCAGACGGTCCGCTTCTGCAACAGCTCGTTTCCAAAACGGCGGGCGGCTTTTGACCGTCGTGATGGGCTCCAGGGCGAGCATGTACGGAATGGCAACTACAGGCGTTCGATCCAACCACAGCTAGAGCTTAGTCCACGGTAGAGTTAAATCGGCCCTTCCGGGGTTTGGATCGGTACTCATGCCTCTCCCGAAGCGGCTTCCGCGACGGGCGTCGCGGACGCGTTCCCTCTGGCGCCACCGTCGATGCGATGGCATCGGCGGTGGCGCGGATCCTCGGGCTATGCCGACCGGCGGCGCAGGTCAGCGATCCGGGCGTTCAGCACGGCGCGCAACTCCTGCACCTCGACATAAGCGGCCTCGGCCTTCTCGAAGGCCACCAAGCCATCCTTCTGGATCTCCTGGGTCAGCGCCTCAATGCGCCGGACTGCCGTCAGGAAACTCGGGGTCTCGGATGAGCGGGTCTTGGTCATGTTCTAACTCCTCGGTGTCTGATCAGTTGTAGGCGACGAAGGTCGGCACGATCCGGACGAAGATCGTCCCGTCGCGGAAGTGCAGGAACAGCGGCCTATTGGACGTAAGCTCTCGATAGCGCTCGATGACGAGGCCGGTGTCGGCCGCCGTCACCAGCGCCCACCCCGGTTCCCAGGGTGGGTCCTCGTCGTCATCCCCGTCGCCGAAGCCGAGCACCTCGACGGGAGGGGCGGACGGCTCGATCTCGGCCATCGCGCCGGTCGCCATGCCAGCTGCCGCGGCGAGGCCGGTCAGCAGGCTGCGCTCGACGCCGCGATGAAGCTGTCGCAGCCGCCGATCGGCGAGCTCCGCGAGATCGCCCAGGCTCGCGGCGAAGCCCTGCAAGGCCACCGCCAGGGCGATGCGCCCGGCCGTCTCGAGATCCTCCGCGAGGGCGGCGTCGAACGCCGCGAGCGCGCGCTCGGCCCGCGCGCCGGTGGCCTCGACAAGCCGGCGCACCAGCATCGCCGCGGCCGTCGGGGTCGGCTCCGATCGCGCCGCGACCGCATCGAGGGCGGTGAGCGGCGTCCCAGCATGGCCGAGCCCGGCGACGAGGTTCGGAACCTCGGCGGCTGCGCGCACCGTCGCGTAGGCGTTGAGAGCCTGGAACCCCTCGACCGGACCGCCACCCCGGCACACCAGGGTCGCGGACAGGCCGTGCTCGCGGTGTAGCTCGCCCGCTCGGGCGAACGCCTCGCTCAACGAGTGCTCCGCCGACGGTCCCTCGAACATCGCGTAGATCCGGTGGAGCCGGATCAGTCCGTTTTCCTCGAACGGGCGCAGGACGTGCTCGACGTCGCGACGCGCATCGCCGAACTCGGCGGCGATCAGCGCGATGTGGCGCGGATCTTCCGGCTCCTCCCAGGTCCCGGGGCCGAGGCGGCACCTCTCGCGCCGCAGGCGCTGCAGCGTTCGTTCGCGCTGGATCTCGCCCTCGATCGGTAACGTGCCGACCGAGATAACGGCGGTGACCCGGGCCTGGACGCCTGCCCCGCGCCCGTAGCGTTGGCGCAGGCCCGTCTGCAGCCGGACCACGATCGTCCGGTTCACCAGGGCCGCGGGATCGAGGGCGTCGCCGATCGCATCCCGGCAGGCGGCGAAGTCGGCCGCGGCGAGCCGGACCTTGAGCCGGGGTGGCTCGACGCTACCGCTCGGATCGCCCTCGCCGAGCAGGAGCAGGTGTCCATCAGACCCGAGGGGTTCGACGGTCAGGACGCTGGCCCGCACTGTGTGCTCGCCGCGCAGGCGCTGCCGCAGCCATCCGAGCAGATCGCGCAACTCGCGGATCTCGTCGGTGGGCCGGGTCACCCCTGCGTCGTCCGGCGGGACGGGGGGAGGACGGACATCCCCGAGGTGAGCGGGGGGGACAGGCCCCCCGTGGGTCTTAGGAAAGAATCTGTGGTGTCGCATCGTGTCGTTCGCTGAGGTTGGAATGGGGCGGTGGTCCGGCGGCCAGCATGCCGGCGGCCGGATCGTCGAGGGTGGCGTCAGTCGAACAGCGCCTCCCCCTTGCCGCGCGGCGCCTTCGCCTTGCGCTTAGGCTTGGGGATCGCCGCGATCAGCTCGGCCATCGCGTCGAGCCGTGCCCGGTCGGCCAGCCGCAGCTCCTGCCGGAGGATGCCGGCGAGGAAGGCCAGGATCTCGTCCGGGTGATCGAAACAGCGGTGGGCCAAGCCGTCGAGCAGCGTCGGCGACGACGCGCGGCGCGTGATCACCGGCACCGGCAGGACGGCGACCTGACGCATCAGCCCGTCGTCCGACAGCTCGCGGAACGCGAACCCGCTGCCCGGATCCACGACCACCACGTCCAGGGAACCCCACTCGTACTGATCGATCGCGCAATCGAACGCGTGCCGAAGCGCGGCGACCGAGCCCGGCTGCTCGAACGCGATCGGATGCCGGATCAGCTCGATGGCGCCGCGATCCCACCAATGGGCCAGGGCGTCGACGAGCGGGTGCTGAGCGCCGTCATCCGGCTCGATCAGGAACACCCGCCGGAGCCGGCGCGGGATCGGCAGGTCGTGCTGCCGAACCCAGAGATAGTCGGCTTCCAGGCCATCCCGGACCGCAGCGTCCTGCTCGGCCCATCCCGTCAGGAAGGCGTCTCGCACGAAGCCGGCGACCCCCGCGGTGAGGTTGCCCAGCGGCTCGGCTACGAAGGTCAGCTTGAGTTCGTGTTCGCCGACGATGACACCGGCATCGAGCAGGATGCCGGTCGCGTCCTGGATCTGGCGGATGAGGTCGCCGGAGAGGAAGGCGTGAAGCCGGCCGGTGCGGCCGGGATCGACGGGGTGGAGTTCGAGGGTAAGGCCGTCCTTGTGCCGGCGCGGGCGCTCGACCCGTGCGCGAACCTGCAAGCCCGGCGGCTCGTGCGGCCGGCCGGGCTCGTTCGCGCCGGTGGGCGCGTCATGATCTGTATCTGTCATTTGTGGTGTCCATCATCAGGGGAAGGGGCGAAGGCGCCTCACCGAGCGTCCCGCGAGCGCTGTCCGAGCGCCGCGTTCTGCCGTCCCCGTTTTCCTTGGGCTTTTGGGGCGAAGGGCCTTCGCCAAATCCGTGTCGCTTGACCTCATCCCTCCGTTCCCGCGGCCGCAGAGGCCCGGGAGCGTGTCGTCTTCCCCTCCTTCGTTATGTCTACCGACTGGCTGAGCGACCGCTCATCAATCTTTGCTCGGCCGGCGGAAGGTCCTATCCGTTTGATGAGCGATCACTCAGGATATCGAGGTAGCGATGGCGCGCGGACGCTCTTGGGGCTTCGATCGGCGGATGGCCCTGGAACAGGCGATGCTGCTGTTCTAGGAGCGCGGCCACAGTGATGCCTCGTACAAGGCGCTGCTGTCGGCGATGGCCGCCTCCCATCTCAACAGCCTGGTCGCGGCGTTCGGACTGAAGGCGAAGTCTGTTCGAGGCCGTGCTCGCAGCGTACCGGGAGCACCGTCTCGGCCCCGTCCTGGCGTGTCTCGACGACGATCCGGTCGTGGCCTTCGACGGCCTGCTCGATTGCGCCGCGCTACTGTACACGGCCGTGGCCCCGGCGCGAGTCTGCCTCATCCTGACGGGCCTCGTGAACGGGCGACCTGTCGATGCCGAGGTGTCCCCGCTCGGGGCGGCCTACCAACAGCGGATCTCCGACGCGATCGCGGGGCAACTGGCCCGTGAGGCGGTCAACGAGCACCTATCGCCGACGCTTGTCCCGGCGCTGACCGAACTCATCCTCACCACCCTCTACGGCATGGCTCTGCGCGCCCAGTCCGGCGCGCACTACGAGGCGCTCGTCTTCGGGATCGATGCCGTGATCGAGCCCCTTAAAGCCGAGGTTTGATCCAGGAGCGGCCGCTATTCCTACCCATCTCCGCATCCGCCTCCCTGCTTTCCGTCGTTTGTCGTACCCAATCGAACCTTCTGTCGCGCTGGCAAGATTTCGGACAGAACCGGCACAGTCGGCGGCTCCGGTCGGACCGCCCGCTCCAGCTTGAACCACATCGCGGGCGAGGTCGTGTCGAACGCCCGAGCACTCACCGCGGCATCGTCGCGGAACGCGTGGGCCGCCGCGTCCCGGCGGTCTCCGGTCCAGCCTGGACGGCGGATGCCAGCCACCCGGCGCGCAGGCGGTGATCGGTGCAACGAACGCATCCTCGCCATGCCGGATGCAGAACTCCCGGGATGGGGGTCGAGCATCCGCAGCGCTCTCGCTCTGGAACGCCGTGATGCTGGAGCGCTATGAACCCAGAACATCACGGCATCGGAGCCCCGTGATGCCGTGGCGCCGTGATGCCGGCGCGAAAGTGTCGACGCTTTCAGCGCACGTCGCGAGAGGTCGTAGTCGGCGTGTGACCGCTCTCCCGTATTACGGACGCCGCCCCTTCGACGAGGAGGTCGTTCACCTTGCAGTCGCGAGCGACCGCGAGTTCCTTCAGCCGTCGCAGCATCCCGGCAGACAGATAAACCGAGGTTCGCCGCGTCGTGTTCGAGGGGCGGCCATTCGTGGTAGGAACCTCGCGTAGCGGCTCCGCCGCGGCATGGTCATCCGGAGTGGTGGTGTGGTCGGCCAGAGTGTCTGCCGCGTCGAGGTCGGGTTGCGGCGAAGTCAGATCGAGGCCGCTGAGCAGGCCGAGGCGCTTCAGGGGGCGGCGGGTCGTCTCGTTCATGGGCAGGATTCCTTCAGGCGCTGTTCTGTCCAAGCCCACAGGGCGCGGATCTCCCCGGCCGCCTTGCCGTCCGGAGCGTACTCGGTGACGCCCTGCCCGCCGAGCAGCGCGTCCTGGTAGTCCACGCGCTGGGTCAGCGGTGGTTCGGCGAGATATCCCCAGCGGCGAAGTCGCTCGGCATAAGTCGCCGCGCGCGCCTGACCTTGCGTCGGGCACTGGCTCAGCAGCAGGGCCACGCGGTCGGCGAGGCCGATCCCAGCGAGCGCGCGAAGTGTCGGCTCGGTCGCGAGCAGATCGAGCAGGGTGGGCCGGGCGGGGATCAGGACGAGGCTGGCCGCCCGCAGGGCGAAGTACGCTGCGGGATTCAAGGCACCGGCGCTGTCGAGGACGACGAGGTCGTAACCCTGCCGCTCGAGTGCGGCGAGGATCTCGGGCAATTGCCCGATCCGTTCCAACCCGAGATGGTCGACGGCCGGATCGTCGGCCTCGCGTCGAGTGGCCCAGCCGGCGAGCGAGCCCTGCGGGTCGAGATCGAGGGCGGCGACGCGCCGTCCTCCCTCGGCGGCGGCGACCGCAAGGTTGACGCTGACCGTGGTCTTACCGGTACCGCCTTTTTGGGTCGCGATCGCGAGGACGTCCATCACGCGAGCTCCCTGTGCGAGGGACGGCTCCAAGGTGCCGCCTCACGGAAGTTCGGCGCTGCGGCATCACGGTTCCACACCATCCTTGCGCTCCAACGCCTCAGCATCGCGGCATCGAGGCGCCACGGCATTGGAGCGTCACGACGCCGTCGCGCCATGTTGCCGTGACTCGGCAGCGCTGCACTGTCTGGCCTCACCAACCGGCACCTTTCGCTCGCCACGCGCAGCGCGCGAAGGCGAGATTTGGCTCGCAGGGGATGGAATGTGCACATCTCAATCTCCGATCTCGCGTCCGTTTCGTGATCGTGTCGGGCGCCGCCGGATGTCCGTACGGTTCCTGGCCCGGGAGGCAGGGTGTTCCGTTTCGTGGACGGCCGAGATCGGCACGCGCCGTGGTAGGGCCTCAGTCGGCGTTGGGGTCGGAGGCGTCACCCGAACGGCAGGGGCCGGCGCCTCGATCCGCGGAGTAAGCGGCCAAGGGGCATCGCCTTCGTCGTCGCGCTCTACCGTCTCGATGGGCGCCTGGACCGCGATAGGTTCGCGAGGTGCCATCGGCGTCTCCACTAGAGGGTCCGATCCGCCTTCCGACGCGGAAGTCGGGAGATGCAGCTCGATCTCAATCGCTGATTTATGGGTCGGCGTGAGCGAGACCGGATCGGACGCCGCGGGCATGGACATTCGGTCAGCGAGGTTCCGCGCAGGAGGCGGCACCGATGCGGCCTGCTCGACGGCGGCGGCGACCGGAACCGGCTCGACGGACGCGGCTTCGACCGTCTGCCGTGGCAGTGCATGCACGATCGGCGGCGGCGCGATCGCCGCGACCGTAGGCGCAACGATCACCCGTCGCGCTGCGGTTGCGGGCATTGAGGCCAAAGCCATCGTCGCCGTGCTCTCCATTGCAGCCGCCGCGTCGGCTGAATTTACGTCCGATGCCGGCAGCGAAGCTGCACGACGCGCCTCGGCCTGTGGAGCGATCGGCAGGTCGCCACGGGCATTCCCAACAGGGGCGGCCGCAAGATCAGCGATGGCGGGACGGCCGGGCGGGATCAGCGGCGCACCGTTGGAACGTCGAGCCTGCCCGATGGTGAGATCGAACGGTGGCTGTGGACGCTTGCGCAAGGCCGGTTCACCGGCATCCGGTCCTGCGGGCTTCGACCGAGCGGCGTGCCGTTCGGCCGCGCGGTCGACGGCATAGGACCAGGATGGGGCGTACGAGGCGGCGCGTTCGACCGGTGAACGGTCGGGCGGAAGAGGTGCCTCGGGGACGAGCATGGGCGTCGGTTGGCGCAAGATGGTCGACAACGACGGCGTCACGGCGACTGCTTCGGTCACCTCCGGCTCGACCGCGACGCACCGCGCCCAGAGCGCGGCGGTGCCGGGATCGAGGCTCGCCCGCACGCGAGCGGCGAACAACGTCGCCGGCACTGGATCGATTGGAGCAGGTGGTGATGCAGCATCGGCACCCGAAGCGGGATCGCCGTCCCCCGTCAGAGCCGGATCGGTCCGATCGAAGCTCAAAGCCGAGCCCCGTACCGGCCCGGTCATTGGCTCTAGCCCGGCGAGGTCGGTCCGGATGCGATTCAGTCGCCCGCGCTGCTCGGCGATCCGCGCCTCGTAGACCGTCGCGAGTTGCGCGGCGCCCTTCTCAAGGTCGTCGTAGAACCGGACGAGGTCGCTGCGGTCAGCGTCACCGGAGCACTCGCCCCCCGGAACCGCAGGATTTTCCGGTGCGGGATGGCCGGTATCGACGCTCGCATGAGGACCGCGCACGGACGCCGC
The sequence above is drawn from the Methylobacterium mesophilicum SR1.6/6 genome and encodes:
- a CDS encoding ABC transporter ATP-binding protein yields the protein MSLGLQDALVTLDGRTILSDIGLILQPGRFVGLVGPNGAGKTTLLRVLAGLITPSHGQANLEGRPLAGMGRDERARHIAALFQGAGVGWPMTVREIVALGRLPHRRAFASPTDADEAAVARAMARTDILHLADRAEPTLSSGERMRALLARALAVEAPWLLVDEPVTALDPAHQLDAMALLRAIARDGTGVVAVLHDLTLAARFCDRIVVLADGRLIADGSPEKALSDVLLARAFGVTAERGWACDGTRYILPWVRSGAQTEERDDVTTTD
- a CDS encoding DUF6925 family protein — translated: MTSPPRTDAVTTLLREALSDPGTAWSLGSFGAIAEFMRDPDEATLPLPDGRMGLATERGAIALAPSPDLRPVAYETAVATGWNHAVALCLPEASCAMNRRGVVTELGPDRDAARERDRNAILFDLGLGLLAVDACVRTSDPEAIACLRSGVGLPLFDPASPIGRQLVALSPHRVFLARVGRIEVYAPIPGPGGTSPEGPHTHVLPKLLRGGRTHAATTPIPAGWVPCAGIHPAHPYKDMMGQRIAFDVVRHDAFQTLLDRWGDPDLLAAKRGGDLSPDSLVSNRHAQAARRVAEVQARYLRGETVEADPELDEDEDAAHHA
- a CDS encoding AAA family ATPase, yielding MNVEAQPRRQRVVGLIGCPGSGKSTYARRFFDPMQGWVHLTLDDLRQTFWPPDRHVYWQVRRTDWNEEARGLLHGTKVAALDAALAAGFNVVMADTHLTREAFEAELQVIARHGLSVEWKVFDLSWESLLARNEARGGVDPSHRQPETVLRLAYEAFLAPDAWWRSLPQAQVELIKP
- a CDS encoding TonB-dependent siderophore receptor, with the protein product MSGASIAAPFVASSIALAQATGERVTLQELSVESSGQGAVATSGPGLIGETARGPVRGFVASRSATATKTDTPLIRTPESIAVVTADEIATEQAQSLGETLKYVAGVAGQVNGAGDTRCGGFQIRGFDVTSNSVYRDGLRLPGTSSADFNCLDPYGAERIEVLKGPASVLYGQNGPGGIINYVSKRPLFTTFGEVAILGGSFDRVQGEFDFGGPLDREGRLAYRMTGVVRQAGNQVDFVNDDRVFLAPALTWRPDADTTLTILSNYQKDKAGWGLQFLPAVGTVFPNLGRFIPRNRFVGIPGQDRYDSEQASIGYEFEHRFADRFIVRSNTRLSYLLNDQILAYGAGYADPVTGDLARFGGTGRSVLRTFATDNHAQVGFDTGPLAHTMLFGLDYRNTGYTENAASFDTNTINVFAPVYDGTVQNLTRYQDVKVHQEQTGVYLQDQIRIERATLVLGGRSDWADTDVNNRFAGSRSEKAVQAFTGKAGLIYNFDNGLAPYVSYSESFLPTLQVDLDGRLFNPETGRQYEVGLKYQPPGFNGYFTAAAFDLLRQNVIRFDAVNATFAPRQTGEIASRGVELEAVVGLTEGLNVRAAYAYIDAEITRDPDGGNAGKVPVTVPRHRASVWANYTVQTGEWQGFGFGGGVRFVGSTYGDDANTFKVPAATVLDSVVSYTRGNYRFSINVNNLLDKRYVASCFNADFGCFYAEGRRVLARLSYRW
- a CDS encoding MFS transporter, whose amino-acid sequence is MGVRNDHPHCEAAASGSAVRRTISLAAMYVPLSFVSGLAFVAVPAQMRDGGQSLVLIGFQTIVMLPWLAKIVWAPWIERYRLPCRGRQRTATIAVAGVGVSTLMLAALAVSSDPSPAFLLGCLLVAATAVATVDIACDGFTIDVSAAADRGWANTAQVAGAYVGIALSGGLFLMVLPSLGWTATLFGLTGLSVLLSIPFLRVAMAVDRDSIRSHRPNLRSALGSRAVRIGLLLVLACSAGPRLSQSMIVPSLVDRGLSLPVIGLIDGIGGVAVSLLGTLCAAAAVRRLGPLRPLVWALGIQASCLALISLLSQMGSVPPWLVAGPVVLLAGATAFGLVALYAELMAYTSPGQPGVDFTVFQCSDAGLALLAGPTSGVIATRFGYDGCFAIASCATLLAFISVPVLIRNCRSATV